In the Armatimonadota bacterium genome, one interval contains:
- the gcvH gene encoding glycine cleavage system protein GcvH encodes MDGQIPNDRAYTPTHEWVKVSNGLATIGITAHAASELGDITYLDLPEPGMAVAAGAKVGEIESVKAVSDFYSPVSGVVTQRNDAIIDSTEVVNQFPYEAGWLICVELSNASELDSLLDSAAYGELPG; translated from the coding sequence ATGGACGGCCAGATTCCCAACGATCGTGCGTACACGCCCACTCATGAATGGGTCAAAGTAAGCAATGGGTTAGCCACTATCGGCATTACGGCCCACGCCGCGTCTGAATTGGGCGACATAACTTACCTGGACCTTCCTGAGCCGGGCATGGCCGTTGCGGCCGGCGCAAAGGTGGGAGAGATCGAGTCCGTCAAGGCAGTCTCCGACTTCTACAGCCCGGTCTCGGGTGTCGTCACGCAGAGAAACGATGCCATCATTGACAGTACGGAAGTAGTTAATCAGTTTCCGTACGAGGCCGGGTGGCTGATTTGCGTTGAACTCTCAAATGCAAGCGAATTGGACTCGCTGCTGGATTCCGCAGCGTACGGTGAACTGCCCGGATAG
- a CDS encoding response regulator, with amino-acid sequence MAAAPTGKKILAVDDERSIVRLVQVNLERAGYQVVTAFDGKEALEKVASENPDMIVLDVMMPYMDGFEVLQQLRKNPSTREVPVIMLTAKAQDADVFRGYQMNCDCYLTKPFNPMELLAFVRRIFKAQEQGDSDSNVLDLGG; translated from the coding sequence ATGGCGGCAGCGCCAACAGGCAAGAAGATTCTCGCGGTGGACGACGAGCGAAGCATCGTGCGCCTCGTACAGGTCAACCTCGAGCGCGCCGGCTATCAGGTTGTTACCGCATTCGATGGCAAAGAAGCCCTGGAAAAGGTGGCGAGCGAAAACCCAGACATGATCGTGCTGGATGTGATGATGCCGTATATGGACGGCTTTGAGGTGCTGCAGCAGCTCCGCAAAAACCCCAGTACGCGCGAAGTACCGGTCATCATGCTCACAGCCAAGGCCCAGGATGCCGACGTATTTCGCGGGTACCAGATGAACTGCGACTGCTACCTGACCAAACCGTTCAACCCAATGGAGCTTCTAGCCTTCGTTCGTCGGATATTCAAGGCGCAGGAGCAGGGCGACTCCGACAGTAACGTGCTCGACCTCGGCGGCTAA